The proteins below come from a single Columba livia isolate bColLiv1 breed racing homer chromosome 26, bColLiv1.pat.W.v2, whole genome shotgun sequence genomic window:
- the PTAFR gene encoding platelet-activating factor receptor: MSEKGKAGAEGSAGSYISCHIDSEFRYNLFTVFYSIIFILGFAANCYVLWIFSRIYPTKKLNEIKIFMVNLTVADLLFLVTMPMWIVYYHHHGDWIMPKFLCNVAGCLFFVNTYSSVAFLMVITYNRYQAVTNPIKAAQFTTQRRGIYLSAAIWIIIVGSSLYYLFDDNTNEEKIDSKNFTRCFERYDSSGNVSAVLAIHVIICVLFYIIFFFILGWNVIIIRTLFSKPAQPRRSAHVKQRALWMVCTVLAVFIISFVPHHIVHLPWTLTVLEQWRKEDCQLRQQLNDAHQVTLCLLSMNCVLDPIIYCFLTKKFQKHLSENLKSMKGSRKCSRQTTDTVIEGTIHQEDAIRI, from the coding sequence ATGTCTGAAAAGGGTAAAGCTGGTGCGGAAGGTAGCGCTGGTTCCTACATTTCATGCCACATTGACTCTGAGTTTCGTTACAACCTCTTCACCGTTTTCTACAGCATCATTTTCATCCTGGGCTTTGCTGCCAACTGTTACGTGCTCTGGATTTTCAGCCGTATCTACCCCACCAAGAAACTCAATGAAATCAAGATATTCATGGTGAACCTGACAGTAGCCGACCTGCTCTTCCTGGTTACGATGCCGATGTGGATTGTGTACTACCATCACCACGGGGACTGGATCATGCCCAAGTTCCTCTGTAATGTGGCtggctgtttattttttgttaacaCCTACTCTTCTGTTGCCTTTCTGATGGTCATCACATACAACCGGTACCAGGCCGTGACTAATCCCATCAAAGCCGCTCAGTTCACCACCCAGAGAAGAGGTATCTACTTATCAGCAGCTATCTGGATCATAATAGTGGGCAGCTCTCTGTATTACCTTTTTGACGATAATACTAATGAGGAGAAGATCGATTCAAAGAATTTCACCCGGTGCTTCGAGCGCTACGACTCTTCCGGCAACGTTTCAGCCGTTCTCGCCATTCACGTCATCATCTGCGTCCTTTtctatataattttcttttttatactaGGCTGGAATGTCATCATTATCAGGACGCTGTTCTCCAAACCAGCGCAGCCGCGGAGGAGCGCTCACGTCAAGCAAAGGGCGCTCTGGATGGTTTGCACGGTGCTGGCCGTGTTCATCATCAGCTTTGTACCTCACCACATAGTTCACCTGCCCTGGACCCTGACGGTTCTGGAGCAGTGGAGGAAAGAAGATTGTCAGCTGCGCCAACAACTCAATGACGCTCACCAGGTGACGTTGTGCCTCTTGAGTATGAACTGCGTGCTGGACCCCATCATCTACTGCTTCCTCACCAAGAAGTTCCAGAAGCATCTTTCGGAAAACCTGAAAAGCATGAAAGGGAGTCGCAAGTGCTCCAGGCAAACCACAGACACCGTGATCGAGGGCACCATTCACCAAGAGGATGCCATCAGGATCTAG